A single genomic interval of Nocardioides nitrophenolicus harbors:
- a CDS encoding acyl-CoA dehydrogenase family protein, with protein sequence MTTPELVATPAAEAVDAADGHPFVQRVREYAERVLAPTALTTEVGGVTPERIEELRELGLLNHLAPREFGGHELDRAVDRRLHEILSGGCFNTWLVWAQHAPLAARIAAARAEGRSLPELALRILRGELLLGAAVSDVRRYPTSAIIAREVEGGWVFSGTISWVSGWGLNSAITVAAVHPAAGDQPDRVVTALVEVGDRLHATPLQLSAVDGSRTERVVLDQVFVPESHVLGVQTIERWRHEDLGTASDARAHHFGLARRVLDELDRAEHPLAREVAAVWRPRIEEIRARAYELSDEAAAAGGGEHRIQERLDTKVASGDALSVVTRALLVARSGRGLAGTDTAQLHARSALFILVQGQTPDVRAAQLTSLAR encoded by the coding sequence ATGACAACCCCCGAGCTCGTGGCGACACCGGCCGCCGAGGCCGTGGACGCGGCCGACGGCCACCCCTTCGTGCAGCGCGTGCGGGAGTACGCCGAGCGCGTGCTCGCACCGACGGCACTGACCACCGAGGTGGGCGGCGTCACGCCCGAGCGGATCGAGGAGCTGCGTGAGCTCGGTCTGCTCAACCACCTCGCGCCCCGCGAGTTCGGCGGCCACGAGCTGGACCGCGCGGTCGACCGGCGGCTGCACGAGATCCTCTCCGGCGGCTGCTTCAACACCTGGCTGGTCTGGGCGCAGCACGCTCCGCTCGCCGCCCGGATCGCCGCCGCCCGCGCCGAGGGCCGGTCGCTGCCCGAGCTCGCGCTGCGCATCCTGCGCGGTGAGCTGCTGCTCGGCGCCGCCGTGAGCGACGTACGCCGCTACCCGACGAGCGCGATCATCGCCCGCGAGGTCGAGGGCGGCTGGGTCTTCAGCGGCACCATCTCCTGGGTCAGCGGCTGGGGACTGAACTCCGCCATCACCGTGGCCGCCGTGCACCCCGCCGCCGGTGACCAGCCGGACCGGGTGGTCACCGCGCTGGTCGAGGTCGGCGACCGGCTGCACGCCACGCCGCTGCAGCTGAGCGCGGTCGACGGCAGCCGCACCGAGCGGGTCGTGCTCGACCAGGTGTTCGTGCCGGAGAGCCACGTGCTCGGCGTCCAGACCATCGAGCGCTGGCGCCACGAGGACCTCGGCACCGCCAGCGACGCCCGCGCGCACCACTTCGGCCTGGCCCGCCGGGTGCTCGACGAGCTCGACCGCGCCGAGCACCCCCTTGCCCGCGAGGTCGCCGCCGTGTGGCGGCCCCGGATCGAGGAGATCCGGGCCCGCGCCTACGAGCTGTCCGACGAGGCCGCGGCCGCCGGCGGCGGCGAGCACCGGATCCAGGAGCGGCTCGACACCAAGGTCGCCAGCGGCGACGCGCTGTCCGTCGTGACCCGCGCGCTGCTCGTCGCCCGCTCCGGCCGCGGCCTGGCCGGCACCGACACCGCCCAGCTGCACGCCCGCTCCGCGCTGTTCATCCTCGTCCAGGGCCAGACCCCGGACGTGCGCGCCGCCCAACTCACCAGTCTCGCCCGCTGA
- a CDS encoding LLM class flavin-dependent oxidoreductase, with the protein MTAEYLWYIPNQTEPGHRGDDNTRPDHNSLDTLTEQARALEDHGWKGALIGTTWGRPDTFTVATALAARTTTFEPLIAVRPGYWRPANFAAAAATLDHLTGGRVRVNIVSGKDSLAAYGDADAEQADRYARTTEFIQLIRRLWTEEQVTFHGEHFSVTDSTVAPRITPREGRPHPPIYFGGASEAAERTAAAEADVQLFWGEPLDGVRERIERLRGLEASLGRRHAPLQFGLRVTTFVRDTTDQAWADAEAKVAQMAAQQGALTQDAHRRAAVGQQRLLDLAGRGEVLDDNLYTTPGRFGGGGAGTTWLVGSPQDVAKSLRRYADLGVTHFVLSDTPYLDEIRRQGDQLLPLLRG; encoded by the coding sequence ATGACCGCCGAGTACCTGTGGTACATCCCCAACCAGACCGAGCCCGGCCACCGCGGCGACGACAACACCCGCCCCGACCACAACAGCCTGGACACCCTCACCGAGCAGGCCCGCGCGCTCGAGGACCACGGCTGGAAGGGCGCCCTGATCGGGACGACCTGGGGCCGCCCCGACACCTTCACCGTCGCCACCGCGCTGGCCGCGCGGACCACCACCTTCGAGCCGCTGATCGCGGTCCGGCCCGGCTACTGGCGCCCCGCGAACTTCGCCGCGGCCGCCGCCACCCTCGACCACCTCACCGGCGGCCGGGTCCGGGTCAACATCGTCTCGGGCAAGGACAGCCTGGCGGCGTACGGCGACGCGGACGCCGAGCAGGCCGACCGCTATGCGCGCACCACCGAGTTCATCCAGCTGATCCGGCGGCTGTGGACCGAGGAGCAGGTCACCTTCCACGGCGAGCACTTCTCGGTCACCGACTCGACGGTCGCGCCGCGGATCACGCCGCGCGAGGGTCGCCCCCACCCGCCCATCTACTTCGGCGGTGCCTCCGAGGCCGCCGAGCGCACCGCGGCCGCCGAGGCGGACGTCCAGCTGTTCTGGGGCGAGCCGCTCGACGGCGTCCGGGAGCGGATCGAGCGGCTGCGCGGGCTGGAGGCGTCGCTCGGTCGCCGGCACGCGCCACTGCAGTTCGGCCTGCGGGTCACCACCTTCGTCCGCGACACCACCGACCAGGCCTGGGCCGACGCCGAGGCCAAGGTCGCGCAGATGGCCGCCCAGCAGGGCGCCCTCACCCAGGACGCGCACCGCCGGGCGGCCGTCGGGCAGCAGCGGCTGCTCGACCTGGCCGGGCGGGGCGAGGTGCTCGACGACAACCTCTACACGACGCCGGGGAGGTTCGGCGGCGGCGGCGCGGGCACCACCTGGCTGGTCGGCTCGCCGCAGGACGTCGCCAAGTCGCTGCGCCGGTACGCCGACCTCGGCGTCACCCACTTCGTGCTGTCGGACACGCCGTACCTCGACGAGATCAGGCGCCAGGGCGACCAGCTGCTCCCGCTGCTGCGCGGATGA
- a CDS encoding MFS transporter has translation MSAASGDPARSRTSTRLVIAFIVTNTIGYGALIQSFTVLLVPMSADLGASRTAVAFAATLSTLVGAFTAVPIGRMLDRYGGRLIMTLGTVVGVAGVGLWATAHSLPHLYLAFTLIGFSLAASTYESAFAVLVVATDERRRDTAIVVVTMITGFATSFFYPLTGWLDGQIGWRPSLLVLGAALAVTAIPLHAFVVPSRAMHSALLADRSGVRLGEALRNSRFWLLLVAFVLQGGANAAFLLLMVTYFRDVGFSAGTAASLPLAVGILQLTSRLALAPLAARFGMTRVTAVSFAVQGVGMLVLPLVGTSIPLTLMCIAFFGLGYGISVVARPSIVADIFGVTTFASILSVMTVPMAVSRAGAPLVATWLQDWRFLVVMGLACVLSAAALVPLIGARRAAPAAASVDVMPEPACP, from the coding sequence ATGAGCGCGGCGTCCGGGGATCCCGCGCGATCGCGCACCAGCACCCGGCTGGTCATCGCCTTCATCGTCACCAACACCATCGGCTACGGGGCGCTGATCCAGTCCTTCACCGTGCTCCTGGTCCCGATGTCCGCCGACCTCGGCGCGTCCCGCACCGCCGTCGCCTTCGCGGCGACCCTGTCGACGTTGGTCGGCGCGTTCACCGCCGTCCCGATCGGCCGGATGCTCGACAGGTACGGCGGCCGGCTGATCATGACCCTCGGCACCGTCGTCGGCGTGGCGGGCGTCGGGCTGTGGGCCACCGCCCACTCGCTGCCCCACCTCTACCTCGCCTTCACCCTGATCGGGTTCTCGCTGGCGGCGTCGACCTACGAGTCGGCCTTCGCCGTGCTGGTCGTCGCCACCGACGAGAGACGGCGGGACACCGCGATCGTCGTGGTCACCATGATCACCGGCTTCGCGACCAGCTTCTTCTACCCGCTGACCGGCTGGCTCGACGGCCAGATCGGCTGGCGGCCCTCCCTGCTCGTCCTCGGTGCGGCCCTGGCCGTGACCGCGATCCCGCTGCACGCGTTCGTCGTACCGAGCCGGGCGATGCACTCGGCGCTGCTGGCCGACCGCAGCGGCGTCCGGCTGGGCGAGGCGCTGCGCAACAGCAGGTTCTGGCTGCTGCTGGTGGCCTTCGTGCTGCAGGGCGGCGCCAACGCGGCCTTCCTGCTGCTGATGGTGACCTACTTCCGCGACGTCGGCTTCTCGGCCGGGACCGCCGCCAGCCTGCCGCTGGCCGTCGGCATCCTGCAGCTCACCTCGCGCCTGGCGCTGGCTCCGCTGGCGGCCAGGTTCGGGATGACGCGGGTGACCGCGGTGTCCTTCGCGGTCCAGGGGGTCGGCATGCTGGTCCTGCCGCTGGTGGGCACCTCGATCCCGCTGACCCTGATGTGCATCGCGTTCTTCGGCCTCGGCTACGGCATCAGCGTGGTCGCCCGGCCCTCGATCGTCGCCGACATCTTCGGGGTGACCACCTTCGCCAGCATCCTGTCGGTGATGACGGTGCCGATGGCGGTCTCCCGGGCCGGCGCGCCGCTGGTCGCGACCTGGCTCCAGGACTGGCGGTTCCTGGTGGTGATGGGCCTGGCCTGCGTGCTGTCGGCCGCCGCCCTGGTCCCGCTGATCGGCGCCCGGCGTGCCGCGCCCGCCGCTGCGTCGGTCGACGTGATGCCGGAGCCCGCCTGCCCCTGA